A genomic stretch from Achromobacter spanius includes:
- the mgtE gene encoding magnesium transporter, whose translation MTQSAAAQKPPATPRRLDPEDAQTALAEVQERLRRQQLVADLVHRQEEGDAKATLVEDLVHRQHEAELKTLLDGLHPADIAFILESLPKDERQAIWKLVSPEHDADVLLEVEDWVRESLIEAMDRQDLVAATGNMDADELADLAPDLPPDVVAEVQKGLTEEERAQLLEAMGYPEDSVGAIMDFEMVRVREDVTLEVVLRYLRRLHELPDHTDQIFVVDRQDKLQGILPLSRLLVSEPETEVRAVMNADFLTLNPLDSDADAAGAFERYDLVSAPVMDDQGRLIGRVTIADVVDVMREDSQEQALSRAGLQEEDIFAPVTTALRNRAPWLLLNLCTAATASFVASRFEGTVSHIVILAFLMSIVAGIGGNSGNQTMTLIIRALAMGRITGRNLWQLVKRELFVTLLVGLCGSLVAALFAWVISRSMSIALVMMAAMICNMLVGASVGVLVPMVRARFGKDPAMGSSVLLTFATDSLGFFIFLGLATIFLL comes from the coding sequence ATGACGCAGTCCGCCGCCGCGCAGAAACCGCCCGCGACGCCCCGCCGCCTCGACCCGGAAGACGCACAGACCGCCCTGGCCGAAGTGCAGGAACGCCTGCGCCGCCAACAACTGGTGGCCGACCTGGTGCATCGCCAGGAAGAAGGCGACGCCAAGGCCACGCTGGTCGAAGACCTGGTTCACCGCCAGCACGAGGCCGAACTTAAGACGCTGCTGGACGGCCTGCATCCGGCCGACATCGCCTTCATCCTGGAATCGCTGCCCAAGGATGAACGCCAGGCCATCTGGAAGCTGGTCAGCCCCGAGCACGACGCCGACGTACTGCTGGAAGTTGAAGACTGGGTGCGGGAATCGCTGATTGAAGCGATGGACCGCCAGGACCTGGTTGCCGCCACCGGCAACATGGACGCCGATGAACTCGCCGACCTGGCGCCCGACCTGCCGCCCGACGTGGTGGCCGAAGTACAAAAAGGCCTGACCGAAGAAGAACGCGCGCAGTTGCTGGAAGCCATGGGCTATCCGGAAGACAGCGTGGGCGCGATCATGGACTTCGAAATGGTCCGGGTGCGCGAGGACGTCACGCTGGAAGTGGTGCTGCGCTATCTGCGCCGCCTGCACGAACTGCCCGACCACACCGACCAGATTTTCGTGGTGGACCGCCAAGACAAGCTGCAAGGCATCCTGCCGCTGTCGCGCCTTCTGGTCAGCGAACCGGAAACCGAAGTGCGCGCCGTCATGAACGCCGACTTCCTGACGCTGAACCCGCTGGATTCCGACGCCGACGCGGCAGGGGCCTTTGAACGTTACGACCTGGTCTCCGCCCCCGTGATGGACGACCAGGGGCGCCTGATCGGCCGCGTCACCATCGCCGATGTGGTGGACGTGATGCGCGAAGACTCCCAGGAACAAGCGCTGTCGCGCGCGGGTCTGCAAGAAGAAGACATCTTCGCGCCCGTCACCACCGCGCTGCGCAACCGCGCGCCGTGGCTGCTGCTCAACCTCTGTACCGCCGCCACGGCATCCTTCGTGGCATCGCGGTTCGAAGGCACGGTCAGCCACATCGTGATCCTGGCGTTCCTGATGTCGATCGTGGCGGGCATCGGCGGCAACTCCGGCAACCAGACCATGACGCTGATCATCCGCGCTCTGGCCATGGGCCGCATCACCGGCCGCAACCTGTGGCAATTGGTCAAGCGCGAATTGTTCGTGACCTTGCTCGTCGGCTTGTGCGGCAGCCTGGTGGCGGCGTTGTTCGCCTGGGTGATCTCGCGCTCAATGTCGATTGCGCTGGTGATGATGGCGGCGATGATCTGCAACATGCTGGTCGGCGCCTCGGTGGGCGTACTGGTGCCGATGGTGCGTGCGCGCTTCGGCAAGGATCCCGCCATGGGGTCGTCGGTGTTGCTGACGTTCGCCACCGACTCGCTGGGATTCTTCATCTTCCTGGGCTTGGCCACCATCTTCCTGCTGTAG
- a CDS encoding acyl-CoA thioesterase, which yields MTSSPKSPFTTLPANRDAVLRVMPMPADANIHGDVFGGWIMAQVDIAGSIPAARRAAGRVATVAVNAFQFKEPVFVGDLLSFYASIVKTGNTSITVSVEVYAERQRLDAEVVKVTEATLTYVATDEARRSRPLPSL from the coding sequence ATGACCTCCAGCCCCAAATCCCCGTTTACGACTTTGCCCGCCAATCGCGACGCGGTATTGCGCGTCATGCCGATGCCGGCCGACGCGAATATCCACGGGGACGTTTTTGGCGGCTGGATCATGGCCCAGGTCGACATCGCCGGGTCCATTCCCGCCGCGCGCCGCGCCGCCGGCCGGGTCGCCACGGTGGCGGTCAACGCCTTCCAGTTCAAAGAGCCCGTCTTCGTGGGCGACCTGCTCAGCTTCTACGCATCCATCGTCAAGACCGGCAACACGTCCATCACGGTGTCGGTTGAGGTCTACGCGGAACGCCAGCGCCTGGACGCCGAAGTCGTCAAGGTCACCGAGGCCACGCTGACGTATGTCGCCACCGATGAAGCACGGCGCAGCCGCCCCCTCCCTTCTCTTTGA
- a CDS encoding YeiH family protein gives MSTSTSTTVPLSPAAPAQSASTGTTNPSATVTATPWRDKLNGVLFVGLMAAAVMQLADLPAIRQLGFSPLVVGIVCGMLYGNFLRGTMPADWGVGVNFTARRLLRIAVAFYGLNISIQQIAAVGLPGLAVSVAVVLGTLLIGTVVGQRILGLDRDTAMLTAAGSAICGAAAVLAFEPTLRAAPHKSAVAVATVVLFGTLSMFLYPILYHAGWLGLDTQALGIYIGGTIHEVAQVVGAASNIDPATTEVATIVKMTRVALLVPVLLVLGMYLRSAASQSGGQAKGGKLPIPWFAVGFLVLAIINSLNIIPADAIAAIRRLDIFALTMAMTALGIETRFAQIKKAGPRVMALGLILYAWLLVGGYGIVKLAT, from the coding sequence ATGAGCACCTCGACCAGCACCACCGTTCCCCTTTCCCCCGCCGCCCCGGCACAGTCGGCCAGCACGGGCACCACCAACCCATCGGCCACCGTCACCGCCACCCCCTGGCGCGACAAACTCAACGGCGTGCTCTTCGTCGGGCTGATGGCCGCCGCCGTGATGCAGTTGGCCGACCTGCCCGCCATCCGCCAGCTGGGCTTTTCGCCCCTGGTGGTGGGCATCGTCTGCGGCATGCTGTACGGCAACTTCCTGCGCGGCACGATGCCGGCTGACTGGGGCGTGGGCGTCAACTTCACCGCGCGGCGCCTGTTGCGCATTGCCGTGGCCTTCTACGGCCTGAATATCAGCATCCAGCAGATCGCGGCCGTGGGCTTGCCGGGCCTGGCCGTGTCGGTGGCGGTGGTGTTGGGCACCTTGCTGATCGGCACCGTTGTCGGGCAACGTATCCTGGGCCTGGACCGCGACACCGCCATGTTGACTGCGGCGGGCAGCGCCATCTGCGGCGCGGCCGCCGTGCTGGCGTTCGAACCCACGCTGCGGGCCGCCCCCCACAAAAGCGCCGTCGCCGTTGCCACCGTGGTGCTGTTCGGCACGCTGTCCATGTTTCTGTACCCCATCCTGTATCACGCCGGCTGGCTCGGCCTGGACACGCAGGCCTTGGGTATCTATATCGGTGGCACCATCCACGAAGTGGCTCAGGTGGTGGGCGCCGCCAGCAATATCGACCCCGCCACCACCGAAGTCGCCACCATCGTCAAGATGACCCGCGTGGCGCTGCTGGTGCCGGTGTTGCTGGTGCTGGGCATGTACCTGCGCAGCGCGGCCAGCCAGTCAGGCGGCCAGGCCAAGGGCGGCAAGCTGCCCATTCCGTGGTTTGCCGTGGGCTTCCTGGTGCTTGCCATCATCAATTCGCTGAACATCATCCCCGCCGACGCCATTGCCGCCATCCGCCGCCTGGACATTTTTGCGCTGACCATGGCCATGACGGCGCTGGGTATCGAAACGCGCTTCGCTCAGATCAAGAAAGCGGGCCCCCGCGTGATGGCCCTGGGCCTGATTCTTTACGCCTGGCTGTTGGTTGGCGGCTACGGGATCGTGAAGTTGGCCACCTGA
- a CDS encoding LysR family transcriptional regulator: protein MTPDQLLSFACVADTGNISRAAQVLNLSQPAVSGQLRALQDWFGEPLYRRSGHGIVLTEAGERLAEQARQLRQVYRQAQAVRESWRGLETGALRLGASTTPASYLLPRLVADFRSAFPAVSLHLSDGNTREIVERLPALDLAFIEGDVPSGLPSDTAVHAWRQDEVVAIVRADHALAAKGAVTLRDLAASPLVMREPGSGVRRLVERAFADAGLTPSVGLELAGVEGVKQAVRAGLGVGFVSVMSMRHEDGALAALRLLPRPLTRTLSILVPHADAAARAAERFLAMCLAVGAADGG from the coding sequence ATGACACCAGATCAGTTGTTGTCATTTGCATGCGTGGCCGACACGGGCAACATCAGCCGTGCCGCACAAGTGCTGAATTTGTCGCAGCCGGCCGTGTCGGGCCAATTACGCGCGCTACAGGACTGGTTCGGCGAACCCTTGTACCGCCGCAGCGGTCACGGCATCGTCCTGACCGAGGCGGGCGAGCGCTTGGCTGAGCAGGCCCGGCAATTGCGGCAGGTCTACCGGCAGGCCCAGGCGGTTCGGGAATCCTGGCGTGGCTTGGAAACGGGCGCCTTGCGCCTGGGCGCCAGCACCACGCCCGCCAGTTACCTGTTGCCACGCTTGGTGGCGGATTTCCGCTCGGCGTTTCCGGCGGTCAGCCTGCACTTGTCGGATGGCAATACCCGCGAAATCGTCGAGCGCCTGCCCGCGCTGGATCTGGCGTTTATTGAAGGCGATGTGCCGTCAGGCCTGCCGTCGGACACGGCGGTGCATGCCTGGCGTCAGGATGAGGTGGTGGCGATTGTGCGGGCCGACCATGCGCTGGCCGCCAAAGGGGCAGTGACCTTGCGGGACCTGGCGGCCTCGCCGCTGGTGATGCGCGAGCCGGGCTCGGGGGTGCGCCGGCTGGTCGAGCGCGCGTTCGCCGATGCCGGGTTGACCCCGTCCGTGGGGCTGGAGCTGGCGGGCGTGGAAGGTGTGAAGCAGGCGGTGCGCGCGGGGCTGGGGGTGGGGTTCGTGTCGGTGATGTCGATGCGGCACGAAGACGGCGCCTTGGCGGCATTGCGCCTGTTGCCCAGGCCGCTGACACGCACGCTGAGCATTCTGGTGCCGCATGCTGATGCCGCCGCCCGCGCCGCCGAACGCTTTCTGGCGATGTGCCTGGCGGTCGGGGCGGCAGACGGCGGGTAA